In the Pseudomonadota bacterium genome, TGGTTAATGAGTTTCCGGATTTAAAAGTCAAGTTTACTGTTTATTCAAACAATTCACCAAAATATTTGAAAGAATTCGGGATAAATGGTCCAAATGTGGAATGTAAACAAGCTACCCGGAAAGAAATCCCCTTGATACAGCAGTCTGCAGATATTTTATTTCTACCGCTTGCTTTCGAGTGGGATTGTCCAGAGATCATTCGTACTGCTTCTCCAAGTAAGTTGCCCGAATACCTGGTAGCAGGCCGGCCTATCCTGGTTCATGCCCCTGGATACAGTTACGTTGCGGTATATGGGCGAGAAGAAGGGTTTGCCTTAGTCGTAGATCGTCCGGATATTGAGCTGTTAAGGCAGGCTATCTTGCAGTTGAAGACTGATGGTGTTCTTTGCGAGCGTATAGTAGCTAATGCTCTCCGTGTTGCAAAACAACATCACGATGCGGCCCGGGTATCGATGCAGCTTCAACGGTATATGGGGCTGTATGATGATCAGTCGCAAAGCAATTCATTAATAGAGGTTTTATCTTAATGAAGCAGAGTTGTTCGGTAGTAATTGCAACGAGGAACAGAACAGAAGAGCTTGCTGAATGTTTGAAATCAATCCACCTGCAAACGATACCCCCGGATGAGATTATTGTGGTTGATTCAAGCGACAAACGAAGCAAACTCTATGAAAACTGCAATCCTACCGAGAAGATTCCAATAAAATATATTCATACGCTTGATCGCAGCTCGGCAAGACAACGCAATAAAGGGATAGATGTGTGCATTGGCGATATCATTTTCTTTTTCGATGACGATATTATTTTAGATAAAGACTTTATCGCAAACAGCTTGAAGGTCTATGAAGATGACAAATCTGGAGTTATTGGGTGTGTACAGGGCGTCGACTTGAATGTTACGAAGTCTTTCTTATCAGGGAAAAGACGGTTGCTATTCTATCGTTTGTTTATGCTGGATCGAAATGATAGCCTCGCAAGATTGTTACCCTCTGGGATGACTGTCCATTTAGATTATGCATCACCAGAAATCAGGCATTCTTCGAAAATAATCAGGGTCTATTGTGCACCGGGGGGAATAACGAGCTATCGAAGGGAGGCATTAGAGGAGTTCAGATTTGATGAAAACTACAATGGATATTCCCATGGGGAGGATGTAGAATTATCCCATCGAGTGTCACAAAAATATGAGATGTATTTCACTCCAGAAGCAAAGTTGTTTCATAATCAACCACCAAGCAAAATAGCATGGTATAGAACAGAGGCTTATATTCGATCCGCAATCAGCGCTCAGGTCTATATCTTTCGAAAATTATTTAAAAAGAATCCATTGAATTATATTGCAATATTATGGTCTTGGTTTGGCTTACTGATTTGGAACGGAATAGTACATCCAAACAAGAAATATTTTGTTTACTATCTGCGGTCCATGAAAAAAGAATTTTGGAACATATTTCGAAAAATCGCTTGATTTCTATCAATGTCATAGTTGTTCAAAATAACAAAACATATTAATGATTTTATAAGATTATCAGTACTCTCACAGCATGTCGCAACTGAATATTTGACAAAGGATTATCATGAACGATGAAAGAATACTGTTGGTCATGCTCCCTTTTTACCGCCTTATGGGGAGTCCTTACAAACAAACCTCTCTATTATGAAATATATAGTTACTGGTGGTGCCGGATTTATAGGGTCGCATTTAACAGAAGAATTGTTAAATATCGGTCATTCAGTTTGCGTGTACGATAATCTGTCAAGCGGTTATGAAAGCAATTTACCGATACATGAATCATTGGCTTTCATAAGAAAAAGAATACAAGACGTGAACCTCCAAGAAATTGGGAATTTAGACGGAATCTTCCATTTTGGGGCTCAGGCTTCAGTTCCGATTTCGATTGAGGAATTTTATGAAAGCAGTAATAACAATTTAGCAAGTTCCTTAAAGGTTTTCGAAATAGCAAAAAATTACGCCATACCCGTTGTTTATGCTTCCTCATCAGCTATTTATGGAAATTTGCCTATCGGAGATGACGAAAGACCGATCTATGAGATTTTATCTCCTTATGCACAAGATAAATTGGTATTAGAACAATATGCAAAATTATTTTTTGAATTATATCAAATAAGCTCTATAGGGCTCAGATTTTTTAATGTCTATGGTCCAAAACAAGATCCGGCCAATCCTTATTCCGGGGTTATTTCTGTTTTCATCGATAAGTTCTTAAATAAATTACCGGTTACCATCAATGGTGGTTATCAGACACGTGATTTTGTCTATGTTAAAGATATTGTAAAAACTTTAATTCGCTCAATGGACTTAGCTAAATCAAATAAAGTATGTGAGTTTATTAATGTTGGTACAGGATTATCTACAACTGTTGATGAATTATATCAGAAGTTGTGTAATATATTTAATTTTAAACCGGATGTAATATACAAACCCCTTCCTTTGGGTGATCCGGAAAAATCGAGTGGAATATTTAATAAACTTGATCAATTACTGCAAATCGATCAAGCAGAATTTTATTCTTTAGATTATGGGTTGAAACATACAGTTGAATACTTTAAGGATATTAATAATGAAAAAATTTGAGTGGGCTGTTATTGGTAGCGGTATAGCTGGAATAGTTGCTGCAGAAATTTTGACACGAGAAGGACATAGCACGGTACTGATAGAAAAAAATGAAAAGCTGGCCTCCGAGACAACACGCGATTTTCATGAATGGATGCACACAGGTTCACTCTATACGCTAATTCCTGATAATTTAAAGACATTAAAATTTATACTTGGGGCTGTGGACGATCTATTAGAGTATTATGGTTCGTATGGGAATATGAATTTATTACCCACCGAAAAGGGTTTAGCGATTAGCCAAAAAGAAAGACCTTGGTTTGAGAATAATAATATTCATTTTAAGTTCCGTATAAAAAATAGAAAATGGACCTTACCTTGGGTTCTTGGTGTTGCAAGAGCGGTTTTCCTTATAGGCAAAATAAAAGAACATGACTGGCTAAGGAGGCGCGCAGGTGTTGTAGATCAATTCAAGCTAAAAAAGCGTGAATTGTATTTAATAATTCGAAATCTTCTAAAGCATAGAGAGAAATTTTTTGATTGTGAAACAACAGACTTTACAATGAACTCAAGAAATATCCTTAATGATCTAATATGTCAGTCAGTTAATAATGGTCTTCAAATCTCAACTTCCAATAAATTTGTAAATTTTGAAGAAAAAGAAGGGAAAATTCTTGTTAATTGTTTAAAAAAGAAATTTGAAGTTGAAAGACTATTACTTTGTATTAGCGGCGATATCGTTAAACATTTTGATTCAAGCGTAAAGATAAGTTATGCCCCATTGGCAGTTGTGAAGAATATCCATCCTGACACAAATTCATTTGTTGAATTAGATTACTTCCCCGAAAATTGCATTAACATCATAACCAAAAGTGATGGTATTGGATTAATTGGCGGAATATCATTTTCAAATATCAACAGATGTGATTCTTACATCAAAGAGGTTATCGAAAAGCACAAAGAATATAATCCCGAGCTAAAGGTATTGCATACTTATAACGGAGTAAAAAGTGAAATTACCTTTAAGGATCAACCCAGAAATTACTTATATCATATATTAAAATTACGACAGAATATTTGGGGAATAATTCCGGGTAAGTTTGCTTTAGGGTTCAGCATTGCGCCCGAATTTTATAGACAAGTATATAAAAAGAATCCGAGAAAATATTTTAACTCTTCAAATGACAATAAATTTAATTCTCAATTAATTTCAAATACAGTTTGGTATGATACATATCATCAAAATAAATAAATGGAGGTTCTGCTGTGGGAATGATTAAGATTCCTCAAAGTGCTGTTGAATTCTTTAAACAAAACATTGATGAAATATTCTTTACTGGTAATCTTGCCGAGGGAAAGTGGAATAAAGAATTATCAAACCACGTTTCAGAATATTGCGGTGTAAAGCACGCTACGCCTACATCTTCAAACGGCAGCGGATTAGTTGCGTTGATGCTGATTTACAAGGAATATTTTAATAGATCGGAAGTGCTACTGCAATCGAATACGATGTATGGTGTAAAGACCATGGTTTATTCTGCCGGTTGTCATTTATCCGGTTTTATTGGCTGTACTTTAGATACTCTCATGCCATCTTTCGAACAAGTAAAACAAGCAGTGGAAGACTTTGTTGGTGATAAAAAAAAGATGATTATATTACTCAGTCATATAGGGGGTATAATAAACCCTGATATTGAGAGAATTGCTGAATTCTGCCGATCTGAGAATATTATTCTTCTTGAAGACTGTGCCCATAGTTACGGAGCTACAATAAATGGTAAACATTCAGGTACTTTTGGAGACGCGGGAGCTTTCAGTTTCTATGCAACCAAATCTGTTCCAGCCGGAGAGGGAGGAATTGTTATCACTAAACATGATGATATTGGGGAATACATTAAACGCTTTATTATATATGATAGATTCGAACAGAAAATGAAGATTGGTAATAATAATAGACCTTCAGAAATTCAAGCGTTGCTCATTTATGCAGTTGTAAAATGTACTGATGAAATTATTAAAAATAAAAAGGGAATAGCTGATAAGTATATTGCAGTGTGTAATGAATTATCTATTCCTTACATTAAGCAAAATGCAAAAACTTCTTTGGGCAATTATTATAAATTTATCGTTTATAATGCAAAAATACCGATAAGTGAATATTTACCTACCTTAAAAACAAAAACTTCCGGTGTATATGATTATTCATTGGGGAACTCGAAATCAATTACTACCCATCATGCTTGTTTGCCTATTTGGTATGGACAGGAAAATGAAGTAACAGAAAAAGTTATTAGTGAACTGTATGCATCAAGATTGTTAGTTGATAAGGTTTAGATTATGAAGATTGCTTATCTTTCTACTGGCGTAAGCATACATGATTATCGCTTTTTATCTAAAATGGTTGAGTATGGCCATGAGACATTTCTTATATCATATTTTGGTAACAACCTTGTTAATGTCGAGGGTGTTAAAGTTTACAAGTACAACTATTATAGAAGGCTATATGCTTTTAATCGTTATATAGCTCCTTTTTTAGGATTTCAGTTTGCAAAAATAACATGGACTTTTCAGATAGCATTTCATCTTAGAAAACTATTAAAGAATATTAAACCGGACATTTTGCACACTAATTTTATACAATATGACGGATTCTATGGTGCACTTGCAGGTTTTAAGCCGACAATCTCTATGCCATGGGGTTCTGATATTTTGATTAATCCTGAGCGATCGAAGTTTGATAATTTTGCTACAAAATTTACCTTGAAAAAGGCTGACAGAATAGTTTGTGATTGTGAGTTGGTGAAACAGAAAATTATCCAATTAAGTCATTGTTCATCCGACAAGATAACCAAGGTATTGTGTGGCGTTAACCAAAATATATTCAATAAAAATGCCTCCGGGCGTAACGTTAGAGCAAGAATGGGGTTGGAAGAAAAAACAATCTTGCTTATGAATAGGAATTTCATGCCTGTTTATGGCAATGAGTATTTTATTAAGGCGTTACCAACAATAACAAAAAAGTTTCCTAACGTATATGTGATTTTAATAGGGGATGGGCCAAATAGAGGTGATTGTATTACACAAGTCGCCAATTCAGGTATTCAAAATTTTGTACATTTTGCCGGGTCAGTTACAGAGACAGAAATGGCAGAATATCTTAATGCTGCTGATATATATGTATCAACATCCTTGAGTGACGGGTCATCGGTATCTCTTCTTGAGGCATTTGCGTGTGGTAAACCTGTTGTGGTAACAGATATACCAGCGAATCGGGAGTGGGTAGAAAATGGAATTAATGGTTTCCTTGTTCCGCCACGAGATCCGGAAACGACTGCAAAAGCTATTATAAAGTTATTAGAGAATAGTCAATTGGCGAGTTCATTCGGCGAAAGGAACCTGAAGATTGCAAAAGATAAGGCGAACTGGGACAGGGAATATGAGAGGTTAAATAATTTGTATGTTGAATTGATTGGCAAAAATAGTAAGCTTATAGGAGATTAAAATAATAGTGGCAACTGCCCCCCCAGTACTGGATCACTGCGCGAGAAAAAATTTATGGATTTTTGGAGTATGATAAAAATCTATGTAATTATATTTGGCCAAAAGCCTTCATGATTATTAGTATAGGGGAAAGATCAGCGGAAAAGGATGGTGAAGGCAGTTGAAGATTGGCTATCTATGGACAGATGGATCTAGCAGGGTGGTGGGGAATACTGCCGAAGCCGTGCACGTTCAATCAATATGTCTGGCGCTGAAAAAGCTGGGACACCAGATTTTTATCGTGTCAGGTGAACTGGAAACAACTGGTGACTCGCAGGGTACACTGTGTCCATTTCCTCTAAGTGTGATTCCATCCCCCAACCCATTGCCGGTTACTTCTTGGCTCTACCAATGGGCTAATAAGCATAAGCGTCACTCAACGTCTCGGTCAGCTCAAGGGCCTGGATCTGAAGCACCCAGGCCGGCTGTTGGCTACGTACCTACCTGGCAATTACATCCTTTGTGGAGCGATCTTGAACAGAGGATATCAGCCTTGCGCTATCAGCAACATTTCTACCATCAGGCGCATCCTTTGTTGGAGCAGGAGCGCCCCGATGCCCTCTATCAGCGCTATACGCGATATGGATTGTCTGGGATTCGGCTGGCAAGGGACCTACGGATTCCGCTGATCGTGGAAATGAACGCTTCTTTCACAGAACCACGGGAATGGTTCCGGCAGCCGAGCCCTCTTTATCCGTGGATGATTGAGCAGAGCGAGCGCTATCTTTGCCTTAATGCTACAGCGGTGGTAATAGTGTCTGCCGCGCAAACGCCTTACCTTCAAAGATTAGGGGTGTCTGAGGATCGGACTTTAGTCCTCCCCAATGCAGTGAACCTTGAACTATTCAAACCCAATAAAGAAGCAGCCTTGGCCATCCGGCAAAGGTATGGGTTGTTAGGTAAGTTTGTGGTGGGATTTATTAGTTCTATGAGGCCTTGGCACGATGTGGAGACCTTGCTGGAGGCTATCAAACTGGTAAAGCAAAGCCCGTTAGACATTTGCGCTTTGATTGTCGGTGATGGACCCGCTCGGCCCGCACTGGAGAGCAGGGTTAAAGAAATGGGGCTGGAGGGGATGGTAATTTTCGTTGGACATGTGCCCCATCCAGAGGTCTCCAGTTTCATAGAAAGCATGGATACTACGGCTGTGTTGTGTTCAGATTCTTTGGGTTCCCCTATGAAACTTTTCGAGTATCTTGCGATGTGCAAGCCGGTGATTGCATCTCGGTCCGGGCAATTGACTGAAATCATCCAGCATCGACAGAACGGCATGCTTGTAGATCCTCAGAATTCTCTGCATGTTGCCGAGGCATTATTGGAATTGGGAAACAACCCACACTTAAGGGAACGGCTGGGGAAAGCGGCGCGTCTGACCGTGGAGAGCAAGCACACCTGGGAACATAACGCTCAGGCAGTGGTTGATTTATTGGAGAGGTTTGGCGCAAAGTGAAGATAGCCTATCTTTCCCACGGATTAAGCGTGTATGACCATCGCTTTCTGGCTAAGATGGTAGAGCGAGGTCATAGGGCCTACTTGCTCTCCTGCTGGCCGGACAAAGCTAATATTGATATTCCAGGGGTTGATCACATCCATTATCGTCTTTCATTCCCCAGAGTAAAATTACTGCCAGCCATCTTGCATCTGAGGAGGACACTTAGCAAGATCAAACCCGATGTTCTTCACACCGGATTTCTCCAACACCACGGCTTCTATGGGGCCTTAAGTGGTTTCCATCCTGTCCTTTCCATGCCGTGGGGGTCTGATGTTCTGATAGTGTCTGATGCGTCCCGGTACGAGCGATTGATCGCGCAATTTACCCTGAAACGGGCTGATATGATTACCTGCGACTGCGCCCTTGTGAAGAATAAGATTGTGGCGTTGACCGGCTATCCGGAAGAAAAGATTGTAATCTTTCCCTGGGGGATAGACCTTACTATTTTCAAACCAGCGACAAAGCCTTCGGCTTTACGAGATAACCTTGGTTGGACCGGCAAAAAGGTCCTGATCATGACGCGTCAGTTCAAACCAATATATGGCATTGAGTATTTCCTCGATGCCTTGGCGGTTGTGGTAAAAGCGGAACCGGATACACGGGTGATTCTGGCGGGGGCTGGCCCTTTGGAGAGTGAGTATCGAAGACGCATAACGGAACTGGGAATGAACGGTATTGTATATTTCCCCGGATGGTTGGATGATGCCGGCACGAGTGAACATCTTAATGCCGCTGACATCTACATCACAACATCGCTTAGTGACGGCACCTCTGCTTCTATGCTTGAAGCTATGGCGTGTGGTTTGCCCGTGGTGGTGTCTGACGCTCCGTCCTACTTTGAGTGGGTACGGGATGGGGTGAACGGCTTTATTGTTCCACGCCGTAACGTGGAGCAGATTGCAACCTGCTTGATCGGGTTGCTTCAAGACAAAGATTTACAACAGGAGATGGGCACTCGCAACTTGGCTCTCGCTCGTGAACGTGCTGATTGGGAACGCAATTTCGATACATTGGAAGGTATCTACGAACGTCTTGTAACACAGCGTAGACAAGGATAGATGGTTGGAGATAAGGTAATGATGTCTAATTACGATATTGTTTGCATAGGACCACATTCCTGGTCTAATGGAATTGGCGGACAAATATGGCGGCGGCGTCATCATTTAATGACAAACCTCGCAAAAAAACATCGGGTTCTTTTTATTGAAACAGCTTATTTTTCACCTGTTCGTTTTTTGGAAAGTGTTTTTAATGTATCCGCTGTGGTTTCACCGGTGAAAAAAGTTCGTGCTAATTTATGGATATTAACATTATATAGTCCCTTACCTTTCCAGGAAACTGCTTTGAGAAGAGGGATAGAAACAATTAAGCGAATTAACGATAAAGCATGTTTGTACCAGATAAAAAAGGCGTTAAAAGACATAGGTTTTAAAAGCAACTTTTTATTATGGGCTTATTATACACCCAGGACAACTTACCTTTTAGATAATTTTAAGTCTAATTTTACTGTTTGCGATGTTTACGATAAATACACTGAGTATAGTACAACTGACGGCTGGAGCAAAGATTATATACCCGCTCAGGAAAAGATAATATTTAAAAAAAGTGACATAGTCTTTACGGCCTCTCAACCATTATTAGACTATAGTCGAAGATATAATAGTAATTGTTATTTAATACCAAACGGTGTTGACGAAATATTTTGCGCAACCGATATGAATACTACGGATGTCCCAAATGATTTAAAATCAGTTCCGTCTCCTCGGATTGGATATGTTGGAAGTATTTTTGATAAGCTGGATTATGAACTGCTTCTCAATGTCATAAAGTCGTGTGAGAATTATTCGTTTGTATTTATTGGGCCTGTTAGAATAGTGATTAATCATAAACAACGACAGTATGGCGAATTGACAAAGTTGTCTAATGCATTTTTCTTGGGTCCGAAAAGCTTAAAAGAGCTTCCTGGATACTACAAAGGGCTTGATGTGTGCATTGCTCCATATGATATATCTTTTGAGCAGTTGAACTGGGCCGATGTCTATGTTTGTAAGATGTGGGAGTACTTAGCTGTGGGCAAACCCATTGTGATTACTATAAACCGCGATATCGATCCAAGGCTTAGGCCTTCTATCGCGATAGCCAATAACTATACGGATTTTATCGGTGCCATTAATCGCGCAGTTAAAGAAGGTGGCAATATTGATAAAAAATTGAATGTCAGGCTTGCCGAAGATAACACTTGGCCAAAAAGAGTTGATGAGATGGAAAAAATAATAGCGCAGCACTTGAAGGAATAAAAAATGCTTTTGTCGATCCCATACGGTAGTGAGCTAAAATACACAAAGCTTCTAAACGGGAAAGCGAGGATCGTTTACGCTCTCTTTGGCGAAGACTATCCCGGACATCGGGTAAGATTTTACATAAATCGGCGATGTCTGGAAAGATACGCGGAAGGAGGAAACCTGAAGGTTCTCGAGATTGGGTCAAACAATGGCGCTTTCTCCTTCTGGCTCAGTAGAAACCCGCGTTTCAGGGTTGTTGGCCTTGAGAACGAAGAAAAATATGTTGTAGATTGCGAACGCATAGCGAGAAGGTTAGAACGAGAAAACATCCGTTTTATTTGCGCCGATGCTGCAAAAGAACCCATTGCGGAAGACCCTTTTGATCTAATATTTACGTCTCATGTGCTGGAACATATAAAAGACGATACTATTGTCCTCGCTAACGCGTTCCGTCTCACAAAATATGGTGGTCATCTGATCATACAGGTCCCCTATGGTAACCCGGATAAAGCGCCTTCCTGTGCTGACTTGGCAAAGGGCCACGTCAGGGAAGGATACTCAGTGGATGATATCTGCAAGAAAGTACGCACCGCTGGCTTTGAAATCATAAGCGCGGGAGGCAGTGTTGGACGGATAGGACGGTTCGCATACCGGCTCGGGATAAAACTTTTGGACCTTCACCTTTTAGTACATTTTGGCATATTGTTATTGCCACTTGTCCATTTTCTGATCTATTGCGAAGATTTGATGGCACGGGTAAGAAAACGAGATCCTTTACCGCAGAGCGGTATCCTTGTTGTGGCTCGCCGCCCTGATCATAAACGCGAAGCTTGAAAATAGAACACACACGGTTTTGTTCTTACCATAAATTATTGTGAAAAACTTTGATCTGATAGTTTATTTAGGCGGCGATTGGTTGGGCTATCATCGACGCCAAATGCTTCTTGCGCTCGCCGCCAGGATAGGAGAAGGAGGCAAGATTCTTTGTGTTGAGCGTCCTGTTTGCCCATTCACCACGCCTGTTCTGCATCCGAAGAAGTTTAGGGAATGGTTGGCTGGGAAACGGGGTATAAGGAAGGTGACAAATAATCTTTTCATTTATACGCCATATTATTTGGTTCATGATCAAATAGCTTCGCGTGTTCCGGGAATTGTTGTTGTGAATCGTGCTTTGCTTTCCAGGTTGCTAAAAAATGTTATCAGGAAGATATCTTTTGAGGAAAGAACACTTCTATCATGGATCTACAATCCTTTCCAGACTGACTACATAGGCTTAGTGGGTGAAATTGGCTACATTTATGAATGCCTTGATAATTATCCTGAACTGATGAGAGGTAGTTTCTCAAAGGTCAAGATCGAGCAAATGGAGGAAGCCTTAGTCAAAAAGGCGAAGATTGTTTTTACAACTGCTCTTAAACTTTACAATACTCAAAAAACGATGAGTCCAAACACATTTTATATACCAAATGGTGTTAATCTCTCTTTGTTTCAACATTTTTGCGAAAATGATCAAATCCCTGATGATTTGAAGTCAATCCCCGAGCCCCGTTTTGGATTTGTCGGAAGATTAGACGAGGCATTCATAGATTGTGAGCTAATCGAGACTGTAGCTGTGAGCAATCCAACTTGGTCTTTCATTTTTATTGGGCCGGTTAATACCACGCTACAAACCAAGAGATTACAATCACTGCCAAACATCTTTTTTCTTGGAATAAAGACTTATGAATTGTTGCCCCTTTATTTAAAACCCTTAGATGCTGGTCTCATTCCATTAAAAATAAACAAAATTACTGAATGTTTGAATCCGCTAAAGCTTTATGAATATATGGCTGCTGGTTGTCCTATTGTCTCTACTGACGTGCCTGAAATAAGGCCATATGCAGGTTTTGTCAGAGTAGCGCGAAGTATTGATGAGTTCACAAACGCACTCCGGTCGGTACTCAACAATGATAGCTTCCAGTTACGCCAATCTTTGCGTGAGGAAGCAAAACAACATTCTTGGGAAGTTAGAGTGAAAGAAATGATAAGGATTATACAGAATGCAATATAAGATTCTTTATCTTAATCGAACGGCAGAAATAGCTGGAGCAGAGATTAGTCTGATAGAGCTTTTACAGAATTTGGATAGAAACAAATACTCTCCTTTAGTGATTGTTCCCTCGGTTGGCCCCTTTTGCGAAAGACTTAAGACTATCCAAGTACCGTTCATGATAGAGCAATTCAAGTTTTTTAAGACCACCCAGCCACTCTCCTTTTTAAATACGGTGGCAAGGCTTATCAGGCTTATCAGAGGGGAGAACATTTCCTTAATCCACGCAAATGACTACATGGGCAACCAGTATGGCGTCATCGCTGCCAAGTTGACTAGAATTCCGATAGTTGTTCATACGCGCCTTATCCTTGGAGATCTTGCCTGCCGTAATAGCTTTATTAAGTTTGCGAACCATATTATTGCCAACTCGAATGCGACCATGTCGGCTTTACAGAAAGCCCGGGTTCCTATAGAAAAGATATCTACAGTTTGGAATTGTGTGAATACGGACGTTTTTAGATCGTTTGCTGCCAAAGATGGCCATGAGCTAAGAGAGCATCTCGGAATACCGAGAGATGCATTTTTGCTCGGAGTGATTGGAAGAATCCACTTTTCCAAGGGACATGATACCTTCATTGCTGCTATGGAGAAAATTGCAGACAAGATACCAAAAATTATGGGGCTAATTGTGGGTGAAACAAAGATTGACAAAAGTGAGGAATATTTAAAGGGTCTTCAAAAACTGGTATCCGAACATGGTCTTGAAAAACAAATACACTTTATACCTTTTCAAGAAAACATTGTCAGGGTTTACGAAGCATTGGATTTATTGGTACTTCCCTCATTGTGTGAACCATTCGGGAGAGTT is a window encoding:
- a CDS encoding NAD(P)/FAD-dependent oxidoreductase; amino-acid sequence: MKKFEWAVIGSGIAGIVAAEILTREGHSTVLIEKNEKLASETTRDFHEWMHTGSLYTLIPDNLKTLKFILGAVDDLLEYYGSYGNMNLLPTEKGLAISQKERPWFENNNIHFKFRIKNRKWTLPWVLGVARAVFLIGKIKEHDWLRRRAGVVDQFKLKKRELYLIIRNLLKHREKFFDCETTDFTMNSRNILNDLICQSVNNGLQISTSNKFVNFEEKEGKILVNCLKKKFEVERLLLCISGDIVKHFDSSVKISYAPLAVVKNIHPDTNSFVELDYFPENCINIITKSDGIGLIGGISFSNINRCDSYIKEVIEKHKEYNPELKVLHTYNGVKSEITFKDQPRNYLYHILKLRQNIWGIIPGKFALGFSIAPEFYRQVYKKNPRKYFNSSNDNKFNSQLISNTVWYDTYHQNK
- a CDS encoding DegT/DnrJ/EryC1/StrS family aminotransferase, with protein sequence MIKIPQSAVEFFKQNIDEIFFTGNLAEGKWNKELSNHVSEYCGVKHATPTSSNGSGLVALMLIYKEYFNRSEVLLQSNTMYGVKTMVYSAGCHLSGFIGCTLDTLMPSFEQVKQAVEDFVGDKKKMIILLSHIGGIINPDIERIAEFCRSENIILLEDCAHSYGATINGKHSGTFGDAGAFSFYATKSVPAGEGGIVITKHDDIGEYIKRFIIYDRFEQKMKIGNNNRPSEIQALLIYAVVKCTDEIIKNKKGIADKYIAVCNELSIPYIKQNAKTSLGNYYKFIVYNAKIPISEYLPTLKTKTSGVYDYSLGNSKSITTHHACLPIWYGQENEVTEKVISELYASRLLVDKV
- a CDS encoding glycosyltransferase family 4 protein gives rise to the protein MKIAYLSTGVSIHDYRFLSKMVEYGHETFLISYFGNNLVNVEGVKVYKYNYYRRLYAFNRYIAPFLGFQFAKITWTFQIAFHLRKLLKNIKPDILHTNFIQYDGFYGALAGFKPTISMPWGSDILINPERSKFDNFATKFTLKKADRIVCDCELVKQKIIQLSHCSSDKITKVLCGVNQNIFNKNASGRNVRARMGLEEKTILLMNRNFMPVYGNEYFIKALPTITKKFPNVYVILIGDGPNRGDCITQVANSGIQNFVHFAGSVTETEMAEYLNAADIYVSTSLSDGSSVSLLEAFACGKPVVVTDIPANREWVENGINGFLVPPRDPETTAKAIIKLLENSQLASSFGERNLKIAKDKANWDREYERLNNLYVELIGKNSKLIGD
- a CDS encoding glycosyltransferase family 4 protein — protein: MKIAYLSHGLSVYDHRFLAKMVERGHRAYLLSCWPDKANIDIPGVDHIHYRLSFPRVKLLPAILHLRRTLSKIKPDVLHTGFLQHHGFYGALSGFHPVLSMPWGSDVLIVSDASRYERLIAQFTLKRADMITCDCALVKNKIVALTGYPEEKIVIFPWGIDLTIFKPATKPSALRDNLGWTGKKVLIMTRQFKPIYGIEYFLDALAVVVKAEPDTRVILAGAGPLESEYRRRITELGMNGIVYFPGWLDDAGTSEHLNAADIYITTSLSDGTSASMLEAMACGLPVVVSDAPSYFEWVRDGVNGFIVPRRNVEQIATCLIGLLQDKDLQQEMGTRNLALARERADWERNFDTLEGIYERLVTQRRQG
- a CDS encoding NAD-dependent epimerase/dehydratase family protein, which gives rise to MKYIVTGGAGFIGSHLTEELLNIGHSVCVYDNLSSGYESNLPIHESLAFIRKRIQDVNLQEIGNLDGIFHFGAQASVPISIEEFYESSNNNLASSLKVFEIAKNYAIPVVYASSSAIYGNLPIGDDERPIYEILSPYAQDKLVLEQYAKLFFELYQISSIGLRFFNVYGPKQDPANPYSGVISVFIDKFLNKLPVTINGGYQTRDFVYVKDIVKTLIRSMDLAKSNKVCEFINVGTGLSTTVDELYQKLCNIFNFKPDVIYKPLPLGDPEKSSGIFNKLDQLLQIDQAEFYSLDYGLKHTVEYFKDINNEKI
- a CDS encoding glycosyltransferase, producing MKQSCSVVIATRNRTEELAECLKSIHLQTIPPDEIIVVDSSDKRSKLYENCNPTEKIPIKYIHTLDRSSARQRNKGIDVCIGDIIFFFDDDIILDKDFIANSLKVYEDDKSGVIGCVQGVDLNVTKSFLSGKRRLLFYRLFMLDRNDSLARLLPSGMTVHLDYASPEIRHSSKIIRVYCAPGGITSYRREALEEFRFDENYNGYSHGEDVELSHRVSQKYEMYFTPEAKLFHNQPPSKIAWYRTEAYIRSAISAQVYIFRKLFKKNPLNYIAILWSWFGLLIWNGIVHPNKKYFVYYLRSMKKEFWNIFRKIA
- a CDS encoding glycosyltransferase family 4 protein, whose amino-acid sequence is MKIGYLWTDGSSRVVGNTAEAVHVQSICLALKKLGHQIFIVSGELETTGDSQGTLCPFPLSVIPSPNPLPVTSWLYQWANKHKRHSTSRSAQGPGSEAPRPAVGYVPTWQLHPLWSDLEQRISALRYQQHFYHQAHPLLEQERPDALYQRYTRYGLSGIRLARDLRIPLIVEMNASFTEPREWFRQPSPLYPWMIEQSERYLCLNATAVVIVSAAQTPYLQRLGVSEDRTLVLPNAVNLELFKPNKEAALAIRQRYGLLGKFVVGFISSMRPWHDVETLLEAIKLVKQSPLDICALIVGDGPARPALESRVKEMGLEGMVIFVGHVPHPEVSSFIESMDTTAVLCSDSLGSPMKLFEYLAMCKPVIASRSGQLTEIIQHRQNGMLVDPQNSLHVAEALLELGNNPHLRERLGKAARLTVESKHTWEHNAQAVVDLLERFGAK